From a region of the Janthinobacterium sp. 61 genome:
- a CDS encoding class I SAM-dependent methyltransferase has product MNASFMPDEQRGSYFEQLYRQDADPWRVRQRWYEERKRALLLASLPQRRYRHAYEPGCGNGELTLELARRCDRVLAADLSAEALRLAQQRLLDAGCGGNVVLAQHRLPQDWPRILPGADKFDLIVLSEIAYYLSPEELARVVEHSIASLAPGGSIVLCHWRAPFAQRIISTVRVHAAFQDAPGLHRVLRHEETDFLLGIWSNDMRSVAQCEGFA; this is encoded by the coding sequence ATGAACGCATCTTTCATGCCGGACGAGCAGCGCGGCAGCTATTTCGAACAACTGTATCGCCAGGATGCCGACCCGTGGCGGGTGCGCCAGCGCTGGTACGAAGAGCGCAAGCGCGCCCTGCTGCTGGCCAGCCTGCCACAGCGGCGCTACCGCCACGCCTATGAACCAGGCTGCGGCAATGGTGAACTAACGCTCGAACTGGCGCGGCGCTGCGACCGCGTGCTGGCAGCCGACCTTTCGGCCGAAGCGCTGCGGCTGGCGCAGCAGCGCCTGCTGGACGCGGGATGCGGCGGCAACGTCGTCCTCGCGCAGCACCGGCTGCCGCAGGACTGGCCGCGCATCCTGCCCGGCGCCGACAAATTCGACCTGATCGTCCTGAGCGAGATCGCCTATTACCTGTCCCCGGAAGAACTGGCACGCGTGGTCGAACACAGCATTGCCAGCCTGGCGCCGGGCGGCAGCATCGTCTTGTGCCACTGGCGCGCGCCGTTTGCGCAGCGCATCATCTCAACCGTGCGCGTGCATGCGGCGTTCCAGGATGCGCCCGGCCTGCACCGCGTGCTGCGCCACGAAGAAACCGACTTTCTGCTGGGGATCTGGTCGAACGATATGCGCTCGGTGGCGCAATGCGAGGGCTTCGCATGA
- a CDS encoding acyl-CoA dehydrogenase gives MPPNAFPLPSNAALAALLQPQDSAFHPIEGLQRLRDAGLDQLPLPGHGSTLQRWQMLAAIAAIDLSLLKLYEGHTDALAILAEIDGPGAPTGSNWGVWCAEMPGARVQLQQAADGRYVLDGRKAWCSGANGLSHALVSCWNEEGQACLASVALSQPGVHVTDEGWQAVGMLACASVDVTFSGARAFPVGPPGAYLERPGFWHGGAGIAAAWYGAACAVASHLHARAQHAAPDPVRLAQLGQIDCALRATGALLREGAAEIDAQPQRDAMGLALRLRLAVEDAATQVLHLATRALGAGPLCRDARFARLAADLPVFLRQSHAERDQAVLGGIVAGAEDHPWAL, from the coding sequence ATGCCGCCCAATGCCTTTCCCCTACCGTCCAACGCTGCACTGGCCGCCCTGCTGCAGCCACAGGACAGCGCTTTCCACCCCATCGAAGGTTTGCAGCGTCTGCGCGACGCGGGGCTGGATCAATTACCCCTGCCCGGCCACGGCTCCACGCTGCAGCGCTGGCAAATGCTGGCCGCCATCGCCGCCATCGACCTTTCTCTGCTCAAGCTGTACGAGGGCCATACCGATGCGCTGGCCATCCTGGCGGAGATCGACGGGCCCGGCGCACCGACCGGCAGCAACTGGGGCGTATGGTGCGCGGAAATGCCGGGCGCGCGCGTACAGTTGCAGCAGGCGGCCGATGGCCGCTATGTGCTCGATGGCCGCAAGGCCTGGTGCTCGGGGGCGAATGGACTCAGCCACGCCTTGGTCAGTTGCTGGAATGAGGAAGGCCAGGCCTGCCTGGCCTCCGTGGCGCTGTCGCAGCCGGGAGTGCACGTCACGGATGAAGGCTGGCAAGCCGTCGGCATGCTAGCCTGCGCCAGCGTCGACGTGACCTTTTCCGGCGCGCGGGCCTTTCCCGTGGGCCCGCCGGGCGCCTACCTGGAGCGCCCCGGCTTCTGGCATGGCGGCGCCGGCATCGCAGCCGCCTGGTATGGCGCGGCCTGCGCCGTCGCCAGCCACCTGCATGCGCGCGCGCAGCACGCTGCCCCCGATCCCGTGCGCCTGGCGCAACTGGGCCAGATCGACTGCGCATTGCGCGCCACCGGCGCCCTGCTGCGCGAAGGCGCCGCCGAAATCGACGCACAGCCGCAGCGCGACGCCATGGGCCTGGCCCTGCGTCTGCGCCTGGCGGTGGAAGACGCCGCCACCCAAGTCCTGCACCTGGCCACGCGTGCACTGGGCGCCGGCCCCCTGTGCCGCGATGCCCGCTTTGCACGCCTGGCGGCCGACCTGCCCGTCTTTCTGCGCCAGAGCCACGCCGAACGCGATCAGGCCGTGCTGGGCGGTATCGTCGCCGGCGCCGAAGACCACCCGTGGGCACTTTGA
- a CDS encoding PIG-L deacetylase family protein: MLAHPDTHARRIEGSGTPDHVWLSWRGLNDLPTISAHALVPPGTRAVIVAPHPDDEILACGGLLQLLAAQGSELLLIAVTDGDASHPGSPLWPQDRLRQVRPQESAQALAALGLASPAWLRLHLPDGGVAGMTPHLSTTLAAQLRPGDRVFTTWRLDGHPDHDACGRACASACAASGVTLVEMPIWGWHWAAPGDMRVPWHRAHRLPLPAHILQRKRDALHCFASQMQDDPLTGRPAIVAGDALRRLLHAWEVYFL; the protein is encoded by the coding sequence ATGCTCGCCCATCCCGATACGCATGCGCGCCGCATCGAAGGCAGCGGCACGCCGGACCATGTATGGCTATCCTGGCGGGGGTTGAACGACCTGCCCACCATCAGCGCGCACGCACTGGTGCCGCCAGGGACGCGCGCCGTCATCGTCGCGCCCCATCCCGACGATGAAATCCTCGCCTGCGGCGGCTTGCTGCAACTGCTGGCGGCGCAGGGCAGCGAACTGCTGCTCATCGCCGTCACCGATGGCGACGCCAGCCACCCGGGCTCGCCGCTCTGGCCACAGGATCGCCTGCGCCAGGTACGCCCGCAAGAGTCCGCGCAGGCGCTGGCCGCACTGGGACTGGCGTCGCCCGCATGGCTGCGCCTGCACCTGCCCGATGGCGGCGTGGCCGGCATGACACCACACCTGAGCACCACATTGGCAGCGCAGCTGCGTCCCGGCGACAGAGTCTTCACCACCTGGCGCCTGGACGGCCACCCGGACCATGACGCATGCGGCCGGGCTTGCGCTTCGGCATGTGCGGCCAGCGGCGTCACCCTGGTGGAAATGCCCATCTGGGGCTGGCACTGGGCCGCACCGGGCGACATGCGCGTGCCGTGGCATCGCGCACACCGCCTGCCCTTGCCAGCCCATATCCTGCAGCGCAAGCGCGACGCCCTGCACTGCTTCGCCAGCCAGATGCAGGACGATCCGTTGACGGGCCGCCCCGCCATCGTCGCCGGCGACGCCTTGCGGCGCCTGCTGCATGCCTGGGAGGTGTATTTTCTATGA
- a CDS encoding methyl-accepting chemotaxis protein, whose amino-acid sequence MQLSLNSKICVAATALAILSLGVTATVIGYKSSASAEAAALALAHTSAREVAGALQARIASNLASVSSLAGAMRGTKSANLPLQREQINELTKATLSSSEDLLGAAVTWEPNALDGKDAEFANQKPNYDASGRFMPYWTRGAGGKLQVEPIVFDPKPGANDWYDVPKRTGKTFFTEPYIYPVDGKNVLMASLVTPIMIDGSFKGTASADFMLTRLAKILADLKVIEGGKLALISNGGLYASHPVPERLGKKADDVPAAGLEKVRQGQAYEYEDDQGYIHLLQPLQIHPDIAPWSVELNFPKSVATASARELMTYTLIVALLCAAATAGILILVVNQLTRPLRTLGRTMTDLSSGDADLRVKLEVKGTDELAVIGKGFNAFVEKIHAVLLQVQASADNVARASAEIAQGNNDLSARTEQQASSLEETAASVEELTGTVKENADHARQANQLAASASSVAQKSGEVVGKVIATMTSINDSSNKIVDIISVIDGIAFQTNILALNAAVEAARAGEQGRGFAVVATEVRNLAQRSAAAAKEIKLLIDDSVGKVAAGSKLVDEAGATMEQVVDSVRKVTAIMADISVATTEQSDGIAQVNQALAQMDGVTQQNAALVEEAAAAAESLQDQASHLAEVVSVFKLGEQVRQAAPAASVATPRAATPTTPAPAKRLSIAKPQAAQRAPAKAPAGDDWEEF is encoded by the coding sequence ATGCAACTTTCTCTCAACAGCAAAATCTGCGTCGCCGCTACCGCGCTCGCCATCCTCAGCCTGGGCGTCACGGCGACGGTGATCGGCTACAAGAGCAGCGCCAGCGCCGAGGCAGCCGCTTTGGCACTGGCGCACACGTCGGCGCGCGAAGTGGCGGGCGCTCTGCAGGCGCGCATCGCCAGCAACCTGGCCAGCGTCAGCAGCCTGGCCGGCGCCATGCGCGGCACGAAAAGCGCGAACCTGCCCCTGCAGCGCGAGCAGATCAATGAACTGACCAAGGCCACCCTGAGCAGCTCGGAAGACTTGCTGGGCGCGGCCGTAACGTGGGAACCGAACGCGCTCGACGGCAAGGATGCGGAATTTGCCAACCAAAAACCGAACTACGACGCCAGCGGCCGCTTCATGCCCTACTGGACACGGGGCGCCGGCGGCAAGCTGCAAGTCGAACCGATCGTCTTCGATCCGAAACCGGGCGCCAACGACTGGTATGACGTGCCCAAGCGCACGGGTAAAACCTTCTTTACGGAACCGTATATCTACCCCGTCGATGGCAAGAATGTCCTGATGGCCTCGCTGGTGACGCCCATCATGATCGACGGCAGCTTCAAGGGCACGGCCAGCGCCGACTTCATGCTCACGCGCCTGGCGAAAATCCTGGCCGACCTGAAAGTGATCGAGGGCGGCAAGCTGGCGCTGATCTCGAACGGCGGCCTGTACGCCAGCCACCCCGTGCCTGAGCGGCTGGGCAAGAAGGCCGACGACGTGCCGGCCGCCGGTCTGGAAAAGGTACGCCAGGGCCAGGCGTATGAATACGAGGATGACCAAGGCTACATCCATTTGCTGCAGCCGCTGCAGATCCACCCCGACATCGCGCCCTGGAGCGTGGAACTGAACTTCCCGAAAAGCGTGGCCACCGCCTCGGCGCGCGAGCTGATGACCTACACCCTGATCGTCGCCCTGCTGTGCGCGGCAGCCACGGCCGGTATCCTGATCCTCGTCGTCAACCAGCTGACGCGCCCCCTGCGCACCCTGGGCCGCACCATGACGGACCTGTCCAGCGGCGACGCCGACCTGCGCGTCAAACTGGAAGTCAAGGGCACCGACGAGCTGGCCGTCATCGGCAAGGGTTTCAACGCCTTCGTGGAAAAGATTCACGCCGTGCTGCTGCAAGTGCAAGCCAGCGCTGACAATGTGGCCCGCGCCAGCGCGGAAATTGCACAAGGCAATAACGACCTGTCGGCCCGCACGGAACAGCAAGCCAGTTCGCTGGAAGAGACGGCCGCCTCGGTAGAAGAGCTGACGGGCACCGTCAAGGAAAACGCCGACCATGCGCGCCAGGCGAATCAATTGGCAGCTTCCGCGTCCAGCGTGGCACAAAAGAGCGGCGAAGTGGTCGGCAAGGTGATAGCCACCATGACCTCGATCAATGACTCGTCGAACAAGATCGTCGACATCATCAGTGTGATTGACGGCATCGCCTTCCAGACGAATATCCTGGCGCTGAACGCCGCCGTGGAAGCGGCGCGCGCGGGCGAACAGGGGCGCGGTTTCGCCGTCGTCGCCACGGAAGTGCGCAACCTGGCACAGCGCTCGGCCGCGGCGGCCAAGGAAATCAAGCTGCTGATCGACGATTCCGTGGGCAAGGTGGCTGCAGGCAGCAAACTCGTCGATGAAGCGGGCGCCACCATGGAGCAGGTGGTCGACAGCGTGCGCAAGGTCACCGCCATCATGGCTGACATCAGCGTCGCCACCACCGAGCAAAGCGACGGCATCGCCCAGGTCAACCAGGCGCTGGCGCAGATGGATGGCGTGACGCAGCAAAACGCGGCCCTGGTCGAGGAAGCGGCGGCGGCCGCCGAAAGCTTGCAAGACCAGGCCAGCCATCTGGCCGAGGTGGTCAGCGTGTTCAAGCTGGGCGAGCAGGTGCGCCAGGCGGCACCAGCAGCAAGCGTGGCGACGCCGCGCGCCGCCACGCCAACAACACCGGCGCCCGCCAAGCGCCTGAGCATCGCCAAGCCGCAAGCGGCACAGCGTGCGCCCGCCAAGGCACCGGCAGGGGATGACTGGGAAGAATTTTAA
- a CDS encoding glycosyltransferase family 2 protein, with amino-acid sequence MIGVVVPVHNEEACLGACLEALRLAATCPLLHGEAVCIVIVLDTCSDQSQRIVLEHAMQADLRWRLDCIAINAQNVGTARAAGAQQLLQRGARWLAFTDADTRVSPSWLSAQLGLDADAVCGTVAVDDWSPHGPNAAALRQHFAHTYTDADGHRHIHGANFGVRASAYLRAGGFAPLACSEDVAMVAALQECGAHIAWSAAPRVTTSARRHARARGGFGDTLLQVVAAMESSPLLTLT; translated from the coding sequence ATGATAGGCGTCGTCGTACCCGTGCATAACGAGGAAGCGTGCCTGGGCGCCTGCCTGGAAGCGTTACGCCTTGCCGCCACCTGTCCCTTGCTGCATGGCGAGGCGGTGTGCATCGTCATCGTGCTCGATACCTGCAGTGACCAGTCGCAGCGCATCGTGCTGGAGCATGCCATGCAGGCGGACCTGCGCTGGCGTCTCGACTGCATCGCCATCAATGCGCAGAACGTGGGCACCGCGCGCGCGGCCGGCGCGCAGCAACTGCTGCAGCGCGGTGCCCGCTGGCTGGCCTTTACGGATGCGGATACGCGCGTATCGCCCTCCTGGCTGAGCGCCCAACTGGGCCTGGACGCCGATGCCGTCTGCGGCACTGTGGCGGTGGACGACTGGTCGCCGCATGGGCCAAACGCCGCTGCGCTGCGCCAGCACTTCGCGCACACCTACACCGATGCCGACGGCCACCGCCACATCCATGGCGCCAACTTCGGCGTACGCGCCAGTGCCTACCTGCGCGCTGGCGGCTTTGCGCCATTGGCCTGCAGCGAGGACGTGGCCATGGTCGCCGCGCTGCAAGAATGCGGCGCGCACATCGCCTGGAGCGCCGCACCGCGCGTCACCACCAGTGCCCGCCGCCATGCGCGGGCAAGGGGCGGCTTCGGCGATACTTTGCTGCAGGTGGTGGCGGCGATGGAATCGTCACCACTCCTGACGCTGACATAG
- a CDS encoding TorF family putative porin, whose amino-acid sequence MPSNRHFRGTSLLGCVFLLAAMPVQAQTTDSAAATFSANASLTSQYISRGFRQTWGKPALQAGADYAHPSGWSLGTWVSSVSDRYIEDATIEWDLYGGYSGTVGELGYSVLTYYYKYPGAVYRATGVKYDYGELSLGLSYKMLYAKYNHTVTPNFFGITNARGTGYLDVGANVDLGNAWTLNLHAGNGRVAGTGNAIWNWHDAKVGVTRTFDGGWSAGAAVTRAWGATDAYDHYTLGIPNAAGQFDTSNPAAATLVVAISKTF is encoded by the coding sequence ATGCCATCGAACCGCCATTTTCGTGGAACATCCTTGCTGGGCTGTGTCTTCCTTCTCGCCGCCATGCCCGTGCAGGCGCAGACCACGGACAGCGCTGCCGCCACCTTCAGCGCCAATGCCAGCCTCACCTCGCAATACATTTCACGCGGCTTTCGCCAGACCTGGGGTAAACCTGCGCTGCAAGCGGGTGCCGACTACGCGCACCCCAGCGGCTGGTCGCTGGGCACCTGGGTTTCCAGCGTCAGCGACCGTTATATCGAGGACGCGACCATCGAATGGGACCTGTATGGCGGCTACAGCGGCACGGTAGGCGAACTGGGCTACAGCGTGCTGACGTACTATTACAAGTATCCGGGCGCCGTCTACCGCGCCACAGGCGTCAAGTACGACTATGGCGAACTGTCGCTGGGCCTCAGCTACAAGATGCTGTATGCCAAGTACAACCATACCGTCACGCCGAACTTCTTTGGCATCACGAATGCGCGCGGCACGGGCTACCTGGACGTGGGCGCGAATGTCGACCTGGGCAATGCCTGGACCTTGAACCTGCACGCCGGCAATGGCCGGGTGGCGGGCACGGGTAATGCCATCTGGAACTGGCATGACGCCAAGGTCGGCGTCACCAGAACCTTCGACGGCGGCTGGAGCGCCGGCGCCGCCGTCACGCGCGCCTGGGGCGCCACCGATGCCTACGACCATTACACCCTGGGTATCCCGAATGCGGCCGGCCAGTTTGACACGTCCAACCCCGCCGCCGCCACGCTGGTCGTGGCCATCAGCAAGACGTTCTAG